GTGGCCACCGGGGTCAGCGACGGCCGCAGCGCATGGCGGGTCAGCAGCTGACCCTTGGGCAGGCCCTTGGCGCGTGCCGTGCGAACGTAGTTCTCCGACAGCGTGTCGAGCACGTTCGCCCTGGTCATCCGCGTGTACATCGCGGCGTACATGATGGACAGGACGATCCAGGGCATCAGGTAGGTCTGGAACCACCGGAGCGGGTCCTCCCCGAAGGCGACCACCGTCGGGAACGGCAGCACCTGCAGCTGCACGACCAGCAGCCATTGCAGGATGAGGGCGACGAAGTAGTTGGGCAGGGCGATGCCGCCCAGCGCCAGACCGGTCGCGCCCCGGTCCCACCACGTCCCGGACTTCACCGCGGCGAGCAGGCCCGCGCCGACCCCGACGAGCAGCCACAGCAGCGCGGCGCCGATCGCGATCGTGACGGTGACGTCGATGCGGTCGCCGATCATGGTCATGACCGACTGACGGGTCTGGAAGCTGTAGCCCAGACACGGCGCCTCGCAGACGATCGCGGTGACGCCCTCGCCGTAGGTGCGGCCGACGAAGATCCCGGCCAGGAAGGTCCAGAACTGGACCCAGAACGGGTCCTCCAGGCCGAGTCTGGTGCGGATGTCCTCGATGCGTTCGGGGGTGCACGTCTGCCCGCAGATGCTCAGCGCGGGGTCCGGCGTGAGCACGAAGAACACGACGAAGGTGAAGAAGACGACGGCGAGCAGGACGAGCACCGCGCTCATGAGCCGTCGGGCGATGTAGAGGGGCATCAGCGCTGCGTCCTCCTCTGCAGAGTCGCCTGAAGCGTGTCGCCGATCACCATGAACGAGAGCACGGTCAGGGTGAGGAACAGGCCGGGGATCATGAAGAACATCGGGTTGGAGGCGTACCAGGGGACGGCCGAGGAGATCATCTGTCCCCACGAGGCCGTGGGTGGTCGGACGCCGACGCCGAGGAACGACAGCCCCGCCTCGGTGGCGATGAACGTCGGCACCGACAGCGTCGCCATCACCGTGATCGTCCCCACCAGGTTCGGCAGGACCTCCTTGAACACGATGGCGATCCGGCTCGCGCCCGAGGCCCGTGCCGCCTCGACGAACTCACGCTGGGCGATCGACATGGTCTGACCCCGCACGACCCGCGCCGTCGCGGGCCAGCCGAACAACGCCAGCACCGCCACCAGCAGCGCGGGCCGGTTGCCCTGCGGGAGCGCCGAGAGGATCGCGATCATGAAGATCAGCGCCGGGAAGGCCATCAGGAAGTCCATGACCCGCGAGACGACCTGGTCGACGATGCCGCCGAAGAACCC
This genomic stretch from Actinoalloteichus hoggarensis harbors:
- a CDS encoding ABC transporter permease, with translation MPLYIARRLMSAVLVLLAVVFFTFVVFFVLTPDPALSICGQTCTPERIEDIRTRLGLEDPFWVQFWTFLAGIFVGRTYGEGVTAIVCEAPCLGYSFQTRQSVMTMIGDRIDVTVTIAIGAALLWLLVGVGAGLLAAVKSGTWWDRGATGLALGGIALPNYFVALILQWLLVVQLQVLPFPTVVAFGEDPLRWFQTYLMPWIVLSIMYAAMYTRMTRANVLDTLSENYVRTARAKGLPKGQLLTRHALRPSLTPVATLFGMDFAALLGGALITETVFGLNGVGKLAYDAIGTNDQPVIMGVTLLAGAAVVLMNIVVDLLYPLLDPRVRKGTR
- a CDS encoding ABC transporter permease, which gives rise to MAMTTQALTRQAVRRRGGSRWRRPAVIASFVFLGIVVLMAVFAPLLTMISGSGPYEFHEDKIDPIRGGLPIGPFGGMSAEHWFGVEPLNGRDIFARIVYGAQVSLTIAVSAAAVTTVLGVVFGVLAGFFGGIVDQVVSRVMDFLMAFPALIFMIAILSALPQGNRPALLVAVLALFGWPATARVVRGQTMSIAQREFVEAARASGASRIAIVFKEVLPNLVGTITVMATLSVPTFIATEAGLSFLGVGVRPPTASWGQMISSAVPWYASNPMFFMIPGLFLTLTVLSFMVIGDTLQATLQRRTQR